The DNA segment ATTCAACTAGGGTAGAGTGGTGGTACGATCCATTAAATTATACGATTTGAGACTAAAGTGCCCCCTCAACTAGTGGTTCGACGGGTCTTCGACGCTCTTGGGATGTTGGCACCACGTTGGATGGGTGAACCTTGATGGGCGTTGATGCTGGTGGAGGTTGAGCCGTTGATCGTGATTGAGCTGGTGGTATTGCTTGTTGGGCTAACTAGGGTAAAAGTGGAGCGATGACATATATCATGTCCGTTAATATTTGCATTTGTTGAGTGAGATTCAAGAATAACTTGGCTGGGATGAGTAAGTGGGTCAGGGTCATCCCTAGAGGTGAGAAATCTATGTCGTTGAATAGATGCTAGTATTACATCAACGTTTGCATTGATGTGGATGCGTCAATATGTAGAAAGGGTGGGTACTACCCCCTTGGGTGAAAATACTCTAGGTCGAGGGCAAAGCCTCATCGCTCGAGCGTTCATTAAGAGGGTTGACACCCTGGTCAGCCTGATGTggtctatatatgtatgtataggaTTGTCCGATGTGCGTTTGAGGTGAAAATATCGAGCTCCCAAGGTATCACCTACACGAAGACCAATGTCAAAAGAGGTTTCCCAATTTGATCCATTCGATACCCAAGTTAATAACGTAAGATATATAAGTATACATGAGTGGTCAAAAAGACGATCACTCTTTTATTGTATTAAAGATAAGTTTTTATACTTGATCATTAAGAGACacaatattatatgaaatattttagaaagGTAATCTCTAATCGTCATCAACAATCTCCATTGACCTTTTATTCATCCGGACAATAAGGGGTTAACGTATAATTGCTCACCTTAGATCATTCGCCACGTGGGTAGATAAGTCATGTGATTGGTCACATGTCGGATGATAATTGATTGAAGATGTAATCTCTATCAAACTCttaattttaactttttaattGTAGAATGATGATCACAATACATGGctgttttctatttttttctatgaAACATTTATGTTGCATATTTATATATGATGTGTACTGAATGCaagatgaaaaaagaaaagaaatccatTATTATAGAAAAGGCCGTGCGTATATCTACGGTACGTGTACCTACGCACGTGTCGTTCACGTGCTATAAAAATTCGTGTTAATATTATCTATTATCTATATATGCGAAAATTTCCGGGTAATTACGACGAAGGTATTGGAATGGGTTGGATAAAGGGATAGCCTTCTTCCGCCACAACCCAGTAGCGAAGCCAGGTCGAAGCGAAGCAAAGATAAGAGGAGAAAGGGTAGGGCAAAGATGCGGATCTCTTGTGCGACAACTccttccctctcctcctccttcgtcGCTTCTCCGCTCTTCGCACCCAATTCCCATTCTTTTGCTAACGTGTCCCTCGCCAAGGCCCCGTCGGCCGTCCGCCTCCGTGTCCGCTGCGAGCTCGCCGCCATCCCCGTGATCTCCTTCTCCGGGGAGAAGGTGGGTGACGTCCCCCTCGACCTCAAGTCCGCCCCCTCCGACACTGCCCGTGCCGTCGTCCACCGCGGCCTTGTCGCCGAGCAGCAGAACCAGCGCCGCGGCACCGCTTCCACCCTCACCCGCGGCGAGGTCCGCGGTGGAGGGAAGAAGCCCTACCCCCAGAAGAAGACCGGCGGCGCCCGCCGCGGATCCCAGCGCACCCCGCTTCGCCCCGGCGGTGGCGTCGTCTTCGGCCCCAAGCCGCGCGACTGGAGCGTCAAGATCAACCGCAAGGAGAAGCGCCTCGCTCTGTCCACTGCCCTCGCCAGCGCCGCCGCGGCCGCCGACGCCCTTGTGGTGGAGGACTTCGGCGAGGAGTTCGAGGCCGGGCCCAAGACCAAGGAGTTCGTGGCGGCCATGCGGAGGTGGGGGCTCGACCCCAAGCGGAAGGCCATGTTCCTGTTGACGGAGGTGTCGGATAACGTCCTGCTCTCCTGCAGGAACATTGGGACCATCAAGCTGCTAACCCCCAGAACGCTCAACCTGTTTGACATTCTCGACTCAGAGAAATTGGTATTCACCAAATCGGCTGTGGAGTATCTCAATTCAATGTATGGGGAAAATGCGGAAGAGGAGGGggatggagaagaagaggaggaagagattgTTCTTGCAGGTTAGTTTAGTACATCAGAACCTCTAATCGTTTTGTCTCTACTAGTTCAGTGAATCATATTTTTGGCTCTAGATTGTTAATGCGAGTTATGAACCCTTCTTTTCTCTTAAATGAAATTTAAAGCTTTATATAGCTAACAGAGCAGGGATCTTCAAATGAATTGTGGAAGAAGTTTACCGAAACAGCAACTATCTGAAAGTTATTTGTTTTACAAGACAGAATAAGCCCTTATCATCACTTTTGATCGGACAAGGAAACAACATAGACAGTAGGATGATCTTTCTAAATTCTTCTCTTCAGCTTGTCAAATGGTCTCTTTAAGTATAACATGGAATCTTCCCTTTGGAAGTAAGATGTTTATAAATGGTGGCATTTAGACATAGCAACACAGTGATAagtgaaattttattttcttctaaTCCTTTAGTCGTGGATAGGTGCTAATTAGATATACATTTTACTCACTAGGATGCACTTGGACATGGTTAGAAATTTTCTGATCGAATATATGACTACTTGATGTTTAAATACTCATGATATATGTAACCATCATTGGACATTAGAATTGCAGTTTCTTAATGCCTTCAGCACATAATTGTGTTGAACTAGTAGTCTAGTTTGCATTCTATAGCTTTATTGTCGAACTATATTAAATACTTGTCTAGGATTAATTGAAGCTATGTTAATAGAAAAACTAGAAAGGTAGCAACTTGCGATACGGTTTGAATGGTCCAGATGAAAACCAACTTTCCGACAAGCCTATCAGAAAATAGAtatgatattcttatttataagTCAGTTATCTTTCTAAACATACATTTTGAAATTGTCAAATAATCTTCATTATAATATTGAAGTTCCTTTTGGTGATATGATGTTTGCTTAGACCTAACCATAAAATAAATTGATAGAGTCGATTATTTCTTTTCCTTGGATCCTTCTTGTCATGGCTGCATGTTAGTCGGATATACTCTAGTTTTcaatacatgattatttaataTCCCCAAACTCATCACATAATGCCATCATTTAGAATTAGAGTACTAGAGTTGCAGGTTTATATTGAACTCATAGGCTAGTtcgctttctttctttctttttctacatgttttccctggaatgttttttttttttccctttcagtTAAACCGTATAAATATCGCAAATAAAATCATAGCAACATAACTACGTGATGCATGGTCTATAGGAGTTTCAGTTCTGGTATACAGAAgtgctaatatatatataagccCTTAGGCCCTATTTGTTACGGGGGCTAGACACTCTAGGATTTCTTTAAATAATGCAAGTGTTGATCCAAGTTTTGTTAGAAACATCTTTTCATGTTTGGCTATATCTTTTTAATTCCAACCTGTTTTTCTTTTGTGTTTGATTGGGGGATTTTATGTTTATCTCGGAACTACCAAGCTCTGTCCCTGGGGTGTTGCCTTAGGAATTCGAATCCCCATGGTTCAGACAGTTAATTGGAATTTCTAAGCTGTCCAATTCCAGGGGTGGATAGGAGGATGTTTGGTTGAAGAAAATCCCCATTGAATCTTTATACCAAACATTGATCTTAGAATATAGTATTTGATTGCGCAATGTCGATCTGATGGGAACTCTTTCTTTGTTGGCTTTCAGGAGACAACTAAGATCATACAAATCACGTTCATTATCATGTGCCGGAGTCCAAAGACTTTTGTCCTATTTTGATACAAATCAAGTTTTCAGCTTGTTTTAGGGGGCATCAGAATCTCACATCATCATGAAGCAGGTTGGATGGTTGCTTCTTGCAGTTTGTCATAGTTATAAGCTGTAACTGATGTAGGTTTCATTGTTTCCAGCTTCACATTCTCATGAGGTTTTTAACTCCATGGAAATTTATTGTCCAATTGGTTTCTCGCAGACATGTTAATATCTTGTGTATTTTGAACATTACGAGTTAATTGGTATCTAGTTTGTGTCGAATCCTGAGGTTTGCTTGCTGTTGGCTTAACAAGGTGCGATCTTAACTTGTCATTAATTTCTAGTTGCCAATCGATTTATTATTAGAACTCTTTTCTCAACCTTATCCCTCTGATAATGCATGATAACATAGATATTATCATGTCGATCTCAGGTAGCAGATCCCCCATCAAAACACACTGTTTGAGTTATAGTGAAGATCTATTGTTCTTTTCTTCAAGTGCTTATTGGTTTCTTGTTCTTCATGTCTTTCTTCAAAATTGATTAGCTGAAGTCCACCCACAAGAATCTTCTAATCTCGTCCTTCCTATTTATGAAGTCCACCCACAAAACACACGCTGAGTCGACGATCGAAAACGGAGATGACGTAAAATTCTCTGCAAGCGTTTGCGTGGCGGAATGGCAGGGGATTACCTGCACTGCACTGTGAGCTGTGACACTACGGAGATCAATATCTAATTTTCttatttacatataattttagtCTGCCGCCACTACACACCACGCGTGCAATGCGCGTGTGAGCTCGAGAGTGATCATAATAAACTATGTTTCCCACGACTACATTATTGGTGACGATGATGAAGAAGCAAAAGGGGTCATCATAATAATCTCATCTCCTCTTTCCACTGCTTGTTTTCTTGtttcctccctcctctcctctgCTTCTTTCGTTTCGTTCATCCAATGTGAGGAGGAAAAAAGAGGGTGAAATGCCCTGAAATTTAGGGCTCGATGACGAGGTCGCCCCGTCGCGATCGTCGGATGCTGCCGCCGCTGCCTCTCGCCCGGATTCGCTTGGTTTGCCTCGTGATCGAGCTAGGATTCGTGGTTGGATTACTAGCTTCTGTTTAGTTGTTTGTTTCTCATTGCCGTCGTCTGCTGCTGTCGTAGAGATCGGAGAGGTTTGAACGGGAATCTGGTGCTGGAGTCTGCCGCCTCCTTCGTAGATACTTGCATTTTCGCAGCGGATCTGGTCGGTGAATCCTTTGTTGGTTGGGTGCTGGGTTGTGTGGGTTGACGGGCGTGGGGAAGAAGGATGGAGCAGCGGAGCAAGGTGGGGAGCTTCGTGATACCGGACACGGCGTTGGAGCGGGTGATGGGGTACATAGAGGACCCTCGCGACCGGGAGGCCATCTCGCTGGTGTGCCGAAGGTGGTACCACGTCGACGCCCTCTCGCGGAAGCACGTCACCATCACCATCTGCTACTCCACAAGCCCCGACCGGGTCCGCCGCAGGTTTCCCAACCTGGAGTCCCTCAAGCTCAACGGCAAGCCCCGTGCCTCCATGTTCAACCTCATCCCCTCGAGGACTGGGGTGGCTACGCCGGCCCCTGGGTCCACGGAATCGCTGAGGCCCTCAGTTGCCTCAAGACCATCTACTTCCGCCGCATGATTGTTAGGGACGACGACATTGGCGTGCTCGTTAGGGCCAGGGGCGACAAGCTCAAGTCGCTTAAGCTCGACAAGTGCTCCGAGTTCTCCATGGATAGTCTCTAACTGGTCGCCCGTTCTTGCAAGTAAGTACGCCCTCCGTTGGAACGAACTATTCTTGTTTGCTTCTTTAACCTTCTGGTCTTTCTTGGCTTATGACATCACGTTTGTTATTGCCTTATCTTCTCATTTCATTTAATCTCTGTCTTATTTATCACGTTAATAGTGCATGGTGCCGTCATTTATGCCTTATCTTGTGCCCTGTGGAATGCAATGGATTGTATATTCTCGCCCTTGTAGCGGGAGATTGCTTGTACACTCACCTGATTCTTGTAGACAGCATTTTGGGTCTTGGCTAACCTCCAGATTTGAACTCTTGTGCCCAGCAGAAAATCTAGTGCTCTTTAGTTCTTGATTGCATACTTGTTTAATCTTTTTATTGCTTAATTTGATGTTTGATATCCTAAATTGGTAACAAAACTTGGTGATAGCTCACCTGTCAATGTGGTTTGTATCTAAGGCCTATCTTTCTATATATGTTGCTCTCAAGTGTGATGTGATTAGGGACTGTTGAATCCAATCATTTAGAGTTAAATCAACTAGTGTAGATAAATATAAGCAACTGGAATGGCAAGTCCTTTTAAAGTGTGGGAGTGATCAGCAAGAATTTGGCTTTTGACTTGTTATATCATGATGAATTGTATATTAATGTTGATTTTGATGCTTGATTGTTCTTCGTCACACCGAAatagttttcttttcttgttgttaAGGAAAACTATATACAACGTTCAAATTGTTTCATAAAGCTTGTCCATTATCATTGTCCTGTATCTTAATGGCTGCTGCAACATCTTCTCACCAAATAATCAACTTATCTTCTACCGAATACTTGAATGATTAGCCAGAAGCTCCTTTGATTTTTCTTATATCCTTAATTTGTCATTATACTGGAGGATATGTGTACAAATACCTTGCGTATCCACATTCGCAGTTCAAGGCCCTTGATAAGTTGATTGCTTGTTTATCTGTGATGCACTTGAAAAGTCAAT comes from the Musa acuminata AAA Group cultivar baxijiao chromosome BXJ2-8, Cavendish_Baxijiao_AAA, whole genome shotgun sequence genome and includes:
- the LOC135618583 gene encoding large ribosomal subunit protein uL4c-like encodes the protein MRISCATTPSLSSSFVASPLFAPNSHSFANVSLAKAPSAVRLRVRCELAAIPVISFSGEKVGDVPLDLKSAPSDTARAVVHRGLVAEQQNQRRGTASTLTRGEVRGGGKKPYPQKKTGGARRGSQRTPLRPGGGVVFGPKPRDWSVKINRKEKRLALSTALASAAAAADALVVEDFGEEFEAGPKTKEFVAAMRRWGLDPKRKAMFLLTEVSDNVLLSCRNIGTIKLLTPRTLNLFDILDSEKLVFTKSAVEYLNSMYGENAEEEGDGEEEEEEIVLAGDN